From a single Candidatus Zixiibacteriota bacterium genomic region:
- the dusB gene encoding tRNA dihydrouridine synthase DusB: MSLSEVLPIEMRGFSVTTFSITRSSYLTIISGIQAPLIPSSALSYRQIGLACRRSYNYIVGMCAKMLSLKGKVVSAPLANISGSAYRTIARRYGAAMVYSEMISVDGLVRANRKTLAMLKMRQMERPLAVQLFGHKPKLMAEAAKIVADCGADMIDINLGCPAKKVVKNDSGAALVKNLKLAEDVISAVVQATDLPVSVKFRLGWDHDNHNFLEVGKIAESSGAVCVTLHPRTRSDGFKGHSDWSKIAELKQSIDISVIGSGDISTPTDASRMIEQTGCDLVMIGRAAMGAPWIFKRVNQYLEQGYDPGEPELPDRIDIMLEFARLMIEDFGERSACLKMRKHLAWFTRGWKHASSYRPLMFAVETYDDIVNLFERYLENIDKVA; encoded by the coding sequence ATGTCATTATCCGAAGTTCTTCCAATCGAAATGCGGGGCTTTTCGGTGACAACCTTCTCTATTACCCGATCATCATACTTAACGATAATCTCTGGCATACAAGCTCCTTTAATACCAAGTAGTGCTTTGTCTTACAGGCAGATTGGGCTTGCCTGCAGGAGATCGTACAATTATATTGTCGGTATGTGCGCCAAAATGTTAAGTCTAAAGGGCAAAGTTGTTTCGGCACCGCTGGCAAATATTTCGGGCTCGGCTTATCGCACTATCGCTCGAAGGTACGGTGCGGCAATGGTTTATTCAGAGATGATCTCCGTCGACGGGCTCGTCCGTGCAAATCGGAAGACGTTGGCTATGTTGAAGATGAGGCAAATGGAGAGGCCCTTGGCAGTTCAGCTTTTTGGACACAAACCTAAACTGATGGCTGAAGCGGCCAAAATCGTCGCTGATTGCGGAGCGGATATGATCGATATCAATCTCGGTTGTCCTGCTAAAAAAGTGGTCAAAAATGATTCCGGAGCGGCCCTGGTTAAAAACCTGAAGCTGGCTGAGGATGTCATCTCCGCGGTCGTGCAAGCGACCGATCTTCCGGTTTCGGTCAAGTTTCGCCTGGGCTGGGATCATGACAATCATAACTTCCTGGAAGTCGGCAAGATAGCTGAATCTTCCGGAGCCGTTTGCGTGACGCTTCATCCACGCACCCGTTCCGATGGCTTCAAAGGCCACTCCGACTGGTCGAAAATCGCCGAGTTGAAGCAATCAATCGATATTTCGGTAATCGGAAGTGGAGATATCAGTACTCCCACAGATGCTTCCCGGATGATCGAGCAAACCGGGTGTGACCTGGTTATGATCGGCCGGGCGGCGATGGGCGCGCCCTGGATATTCAAGCGGGTAAATCAATATCTCGAACAGGGGTACGATCCGGGTGAGCCTGAGCTTCCGGATAGAATTGATATTATGCTTGAATTTGCACGTTTGATGATCGAGGATTTCGGGGAACGTTCAGCCTGCCTGAAAATGCGTAAACATCTGGCCTGGTTCACCCGGGGATGGAAACATGCTTCCAGTTATCGACCCCTCATGTTCGCTGTTGAAACTTATGATGATATTGTTAACCTTTTCGAGCG